In Accipiter gentilis chromosome 18, bAccGen1.1, whole genome shotgun sequence, the following are encoded in one genomic region:
- the NFYB gene encoding nuclear transcription factor Y subunit beta isoform X2, whose protein sequence is MDGDSSTTDASQLGIAGDYIGGSHYVIQPHDDTEDSMNDHEDTNGSKESFREQDIYLPIANVARIMKNAIPQTGKIAKDAKECVQECVSEFISFITSEASERCHQEKRKTINGEDILFAMSTLGFDSYVEPLKLYLQKFREAMKGEKGIGGTVTTGDGLSEELTEEAFTNQLPAGLITTDGQQQNVMVYTTSYQQISGVQQIQFS, encoded by the exons ATGGATGGTGATAGCTCCACAACGGATGCCTCTCAGTTAGGAATTGCTGGAGATTACATTGGTGGCAGTCACTATGTGATACAGCCTCATGATG aCACAGAGGACAGCATGAATGATCACGAAGATACAAATGGCTCAAAAGAGAGTTTTAGAGAACAAGATATATATCTTCCAATTGCAAATGTGGCAAGGATAATGAAAAATGCTATACCCCAAACAGGAAAG ATTGCTAAGGACGCAAAGGAATGTGTGCAAGAGTGTGTAAGTGAATTCATCAGCTTTATAACATCAGAAGCAAGTGAGAGGTGTCaccaagagaaaagaaagaccaTCAATGGAGAAGATATTCTCTTTGCCATGTCTACCTTAGGGTTTGATAGCTATGTTGAACCTTTGAAGTTATACCTCCAAAAATTCAGAGAG gcaatgaaaggagaaaagggaattgGGGGAACAGTTACAACTGGAGATGGTCTAAGTGAGGAGCTCACAGAGGAAGCATTTA CTAACCAGTTGCCAGCAGGCTTAATAACTACAGACGGCCAACAGCAGAATGTGATGGTCTACACAACATCGTATCAACAG ATCTCTGGTGTTCAACAAATCCAGTTCTCATGA
- the NFYB gene encoding nuclear transcription factor Y subunit beta isoform X1, whose amino-acid sequence MAADDLGSFAPFGRGKAGISQTPPAETWWLLPGTRVPSRGGKCWLFWLPSFSWHSNCPLNCDLVSKASKTSCWPPRRNIVRGALEDAQRSKAGQDQGKRRKTGLGRQLGVTGASGRMDGDSSTTDASQLGIAGDYIGGSHYVIQPHDDTEDSMNDHEDTNGSKESFREQDIYLPIANVARIMKNAIPQTGKIAKDAKECVQECVSEFISFITSEASERCHQEKRKTINGEDILFAMSTLGFDSYVEPLKLYLQKFREAMKGEKGIGGTVTTGDGLSEELTEEAFTNQLPAGLITTDGQQQNVMVYTTSYQQISGVQQIQFS is encoded by the exons ATGGCTGCTGATGATCTCGGTAGTTTTGCCCCATTTGGAAGGGGGAAGGCAGGCATCTCTCAGACTCCTCCAGCTGAAACGTGGTGGTTGCTTCCCGGGACGAGGGTCCCCAGCCGGGGAGGGAAATGCTGGCTCTTCTGGCTTCCCTCTTTCTCCTGGCATTCAAATTGCCCATTAAACTGTGACCTCGTCTCTAAAGCCTCGAAGACTTCTTGTTGGCCACCACGTCGGAACATTGTGAGAGGAGCGCTGGAGGATGCCCAGAGGAGCAAGGCAGGGCAGGACCAGGGAAAGCGAAGGAAAACGGGACTGGGAAGGCAGCTGGGAGTGACTGGTGCCTCGGGGAGG ATGGATGGTGATAGCTCCACAACGGATGCCTCTCAGTTAGGAATTGCTGGAGATTACATTGGTGGCAGTCACTATGTGATACAGCCTCATGATG aCACAGAGGACAGCATGAATGATCACGAAGATACAAATGGCTCAAAAGAGAGTTTTAGAGAACAAGATATATATCTTCCAATTGCAAATGTGGCAAGGATAATGAAAAATGCTATACCCCAAACAGGAAAG ATTGCTAAGGACGCAAAGGAATGTGTGCAAGAGTGTGTAAGTGAATTCATCAGCTTTATAACATCAGAAGCAAGTGAGAGGTGTCaccaagagaaaagaaagaccaTCAATGGAGAAGATATTCTCTTTGCCATGTCTACCTTAGGGTTTGATAGCTATGTTGAACCTTTGAAGTTATACCTCCAAAAATTCAGAGAG gcaatgaaaggagaaaagggaattgGGGGAACAGTTACAACTGGAGATGGTCTAAGTGAGGAGCTCACAGAGGAAGCATTTA CTAACCAGTTGCCAGCAGGCTTAATAACTACAGACGGCCAACAGCAGAATGTGATGGTCTACACAACATCGTATCAACAG ATCTCTGGTGTTCAACAAATCCAGTTCTCATGA